In the Brevundimonas sp. MF30-B genome, CATGAGCCAATCGGCCGCGGCGACCCTGGCGGCCCTGCACGCCGAGGCCTTCGACGCGCCCTGGTCGGCCGAAGCCTTCGCTGACCTGCTGTCGCAGCCCGGCGTGGCCGCCGAGGTCGAGGCCGACGGCTTCATCCTGATCCGCGTGGTCGCCGACGAAGCGGAAATCCTGACCCTGGCGGTCCGACCGGCGGCGCGCCGGGCCGGACTGGGGCTGGCTTTGGTGCAACGCGCGGCCGTGGCGGCGACCGCGCTCGGCGCCGAGCGGCTGTTCCTGGAGGTGGCCGAGGACAACGCCGCCGCCCGCGCCCTTTACGGCCGCGCCGGCTTCGAGGCGGCCGGGCGGCGAAAGGCTTATTATGCGCGTCGGGACGGGCCTGCCGCTGACGCGCTCATTCTCACTCTCAACTTGCCCGGGCGGCTTCCCAGGGCGTGATCGTCCGCCTATTGTCCCGCTCCATGGATCGGATCGAAAAACTCTGCGTCGAACGCGGCATGCGCATGACCGAACAGCGTCGGGTGATCGCCCGCGTTCTGTCGTCCGCTGAGGACCACCCGGACGTCGAGGAGCTGTACCGCCGCGCCTCGGCCATCGATCCGCACATCTCCATCGCCACCGTCTACCGCACTGTGCGCCTTTTCGAAGAGGCGGGTGTCGTCGAGAAGCACGACTTCGGCGACGGGCGCAGCCGCTATGAAGAGGCTGGCGACGACCACCACGACCACCTGATCGACACCAAGACGGGCGAGGTCATCGAATTCTTCGATGCCGAGATCGAGCGGCTCAAGACCGAGATCGCCCAGCGGCTGGGCTTCGAATTGGTCGGCCACAAGCTCGAGCTTTACGGCAAGGCCATCCCCGGCGCGTCGCCCGAGGACCGCGAAGGGCTGATCTATCGTCGCCAGGCCGCGACCGTGGACCCCGACAAGATCGAGGCGTGAGGCGGCCGCCGCCTTGCCCACGCCCGTTTCGGCGACCATAAGCCGGACATGAGCGACACCCTTGCACAGCCGAAGTCCGGGCCGACGGCCAAGCGTCTGTTCATCAAGACCTACGGCTGCCAGATGAACGTCTATGACAGCGAGCGCATGGCCGACGTGCTGCGCCCGCTGGGCTATGCGCCAACCGAGACGCCGGACGACGCAGACTTCGTCATCCTGAACACCTGCCACATCCGCGAGAAGGCGGCCGAGAAGGTCTATTCCGAACTGGGCAAGCTGCGCGTGCTCAAGGAGGCGCGCGGCGAAGCAGGGCAGGGGGGGATGACCATCGCCGTCGCCGGCTGCGTGGCCCAGGCCGAGGGCGAAGAGATCATGCGCCGCCAGCCCGCGGTCGATCTGGTCGTCGGCCCCCAGGCCTATCACCAGCTGCCCGAACTGCTGACGCGCACGGCGTGGGCGCGCGGCGAGCGCATCGGCGCGGACTTCGCCCCCGTCGACAAGTTCGACGCCTTGCCGGCTGAGCGCGGCGGCGACGGCGTGACGGCCTTCCTGACGGTGCAGGAAGGCTGCGACAAGTTCTGCACCTTCTGCGTGGTGCCCTATACGCGCGGCGCGGAATGGTCGCGGCCGGTCGCCGCCGTGCTGGACGAAGCGCGGGCCCTGGCCGATCGCGGGGTGCGCGAGCTGACCCTGCTGGGCCAGAACGTCAACGCCTATGACGGCGAGGGCGCCGATGGGAAGCCGTCCACCCTGGCGCGGCTGGCCTATGCGCTGGCCGACATCCCCGGCATCGACCGCATCCGCTATACGACCAGCCACCCCAACGACATGTCGGACGACCTGGTCGCCGCCCATGGCGAACTGGACGCCCTGATGCCCTATCTGCATCTGCCGGTGCAGTCGGGGTCGGACCGCCTGCTGCGCCTGATGAACCGCAAGCACGGGCGCCAGAAGTATTTCGACCTGATTGACCGCATCCGCGCGGCGCGGCCCGACATGGCGCTGTCGGGCGACTTCATCGTCGGCTTCCCCGGCGAGACGGAGCGCGATTTCGAGGACACGATGGATCTGGTCCGGCGCGTGCACTACGCCTCGGCCTTCAGCTTCATCTATTCGCCTCGGCCCGGCACGCCGGCGGCCACCATGGCGGCGCAGGTCGCGCCCGAGGTCGCCAAGACGCGGCTGCACGCGCTGCAGGCCCTGCTGCTTGAGCAGCAGGTCGCCTTCAACCAGAGCCAGGCCGGGCGCGTCCTGCCGGTGTTGTTCGAGAAAAAGGGCCGCCATGGCGCCCAGGCCATCGGCCGCTCGCCCTATCTGCAGTCGGTCCACGTCGAGGACGCGGATCATCTGATCGGTCAGATCGTTCCGGTCGAGATCGTCAGCGGCCAGCAGAACAGCCTGGCGGGACGGCTCATCCATTCACAGGCGGCGCACCTCCAGCAGCAAGGCGCGGTCAGCCAAGCGATCGGGGCCCCATCACGCAGCGAGGCTCCGTGAGCCGCGCGATAGGGAAAAACTAATCCATGGCGAGAGAGTCCGAGTTTCTGGCGCTGGACGACATGGCGTTGCGCGCCGTCATCGGGCCGAACAGCCGCCACGTCGCCCTGATCGAGGACGCCTTCAAGGTGCTGGTCGAGACGCCCGGCGGCGGCGTGTCGATAAATGGCTCGGCGCGCGATCGCGCCCAGGCCAAGCGCGTCATCGACACCCTGGCCCAGCGCGCCGAGACGGGCGCCGAGATCACCGAGGCCGATGTGCGCACCGCCGTCGGCGCCGCCATGTCTCAGCCGCGACCGGGCCAGGGATCAAGCGCCAAGTCGGTCGCCGACACGCCCGCCCTGCCGGTGGGCCGCCGCGGCGCCATTGCACCAAAGACCGCCGCGCAGGCCCGCTATCTGGAAATGCTGGGGCGCTGCGAACTGACGTTCGGCGTCGGGCCGGCGGGCACGGGCAAGACCTTCCTGGCCGCCGCCTATGGCGCGTCTCTCCTGCGACGGGGGCAGGTGGATCGGCTGGTCATCACCCGCCCGGCCGTCGAGGCGGGCGAGAAGCTGGGCTTCCTGCCCGGCGACCTTAACGAGAAGGTCGATCCCTATCTGGCCCCCATCTGGGAGGCGCTGAACGACATCTTGGGCGTCGATGACGTACGCCGCCGCCGCGAGAAGGGCGAGATCGAAGCCGCCCCCATCGCCTTCATGCGCGGCCGCACGCTCAGCCACGCCTTCGTCATCATCGACGAGGCCCAGAACCTGACCCGCCTTCAGATGAAGATGGTGCTGACCCGCCTGGGCGAGGGCGCGCGCATGGTGGTCACGGGCGATCCGTCGCAGATCGACCTGCTGAACCCGCGCGATTCCGGCCTGCGCCATGCGCTGCGCATCCTGGAGAAGGTGGAGGGCGTCGGCGTCCAGGCCTTCAAGGCCGAGGACGTGGTGCGCCACGCCTTGGTCGAGCGGATCGTGCGTGCCTACGACGCCGACGCCGCCAGCTATCGCGCGGCGCCCGAGCTCGACGCGCCCGCATGATCGAAATCGAGGTCGAGGATGAGGCCTGGCGCGCCATCGGCGCGGTCGAGGCCGTGGTCGAGCGCGCGGCCCAGGCGGCGTTGGGGACCGTAGAGGGCGACATCGTCGTTCTGCTGACCGACGACGCGGCCGTGGCCGAGATCAACGGCCGCTTCCGCGACAAGGACCGGCCGACGAACGTGCTGTCGTTTCCGGCGCCCGACAGCGCCCGTCCGCATCTGGGCGACCTGATCCTGGCGTCCGGCGTCTGCGCCGTCGAGGCGGCTGCTCAGGGCAAGGCGCTGGCCGACCATCTGACGCACCTGACCGTGCACGGCGTGTTGCATCTGCTGGGCCGCGACCACGAGGACGACGCCGAGGCCGAGGCCATGGAGGCCGAGGAGCGCACCATCCTGGCCGCGCTCGGCGTGGCTGATCCCTATGCGCTGGAGCCTGACTGAAATGCTGGACCGCGTGCTGACCGGCCGGTGGAGCCGCATTGCGTTGGCGCTGCTGGCCGGGGCGGGAATGGCGTTCGCCCACCCGCCGTTCGGCGTGCTGCCGGGCCTGCTGGGCTATCCGCTGCTGATGCTGCTGGCCGAGCGGTCGGGGCGTGTGCGCGGGGGCTTTTGGGTCGGCTGGCTGGCCGGCTTCGCCTATTTCTTCATCGGCTGCTGGTGGGTGGCCGAGGCCTTCTTCGTCAATCCGGAACAGGCCTGGATGGCGCCCTTCGCCGCCAGCCTTCTGCCGATGGGGCTGGGCCTGTTCTTCGGGGCGGCGACGGCGCTGTATCGCCGGTTCGCGCCTGCGGGCGTGCGCCGCGTGCTGCTATTCGCCGCCCTGTTCTGCCTGTTGGAGTGGCTGCGCGGTCATGTGCTGACGGGATTTCCCTGGAACCCTGCGGGCGCTGCCTGGGCGGCCGGCGGGGCCATGTCGCAGTTCGCTTCTGTGGTCGGCGTCTATGGTTTGAGCCTCGTGACCGTCGCGGCCTTCGCCGCGTTCGGCGTGGTGTTCGACCCTGTGGCTCGGCCTCGGCGCGCGGCGGTGGCCGGCCTTGGCGCGGGCGCGCTCGTGGCCCTGTTCGTCTTCGGCCAGGCGCGGCTGTCGGCTGCGGTCGTCGCGCCGTCTCAGACCACCGTCCGCATCGTTCAGGCCAATGTCGATCAGGAGTCCAAATGGACGCCCGAGGCCTATCGCGGCATCGTCGATCGCTACCTGGCCCTGACTGCGCAACCGGGCGCCGTGACGCCTGACGTGGTGATCTGGCCCGAGGGCGCCCTGCCGGCCACAGCCAACCAGGTCTTCTCCGGTCCTGACGCAGACCTGATCGCCGGCGCCCTGACGCCCGGCCAGACCCTGCTGATCGGCCTGGGCCGCGGCGAGATCGATCCGGCGGCCGAGGGCGGGGCGCGCTATTTCAACAGCCTGTTCGCGCTGGAGCGTCTGCCCGAGGGCGGGATGCGGATCGCCGCCGTCTACGACAAGCACCGGCTGGTGCCGTTCGGCGAGTATCTGCCGCTGGGCGCGCTGATGAGCCGGCTGGGCGTGCGCAGTCTGGTGCATGTGCCGTCAGACTTCTCCGCCGGACCGACGCCAGCCCCGATCCGCCTGCCCAACGCCGCGCCGGTCCAGCCGCTGATCTGCTACGAGAGCCTGTATCCGGGCTTCACGCCGGGCGCCGAGGGGCGTCCCGCCTGGATCGCCAATGTCTCAAACGACGCCTGGTTTGGCCGCACATCGGGGCCGCGTCAGCATCTGAACCTGGCCAGCTATCGCGCCATCGAGACCGGCCTGCCGGTCGCGCGGGCCACACCGACGGGCATCTCGGCCATGATCGACCCCTGGGGC is a window encoding:
- a CDS encoding GNAT family N-acetyltransferase; the protein is MSQSAAATLAALHAEAFDAPWSAEAFADLLSQPGVAAEVEADGFILIRVVADEAEILTLAVRPAARRAGLGLALVQRAAVAATALGAERLFLEVAEDNAAARALYGRAGFEAAGRRKAYYARRDGPAADALILTLNLPGRLPRA
- a CDS encoding Fur family transcriptional regulator, whose translation is MDRIEKLCVERGMRMTEQRRVIARVLSSAEDHPDVEELYRRASAIDPHISIATVYRTVRLFEEAGVVEKHDFGDGRSRYEEAGDDHHDHLIDTKTGEVIEFFDAEIERLKTEIAQRLGFELVGHKLELYGKAIPGASPEDREGLIYRRQAATVDPDKIEA
- the miaB gene encoding tRNA (N6-isopentenyl adenosine(37)-C2)-methylthiotransferase MiaB, yielding MSDTLAQPKSGPTAKRLFIKTYGCQMNVYDSERMADVLRPLGYAPTETPDDADFVILNTCHIREKAAEKVYSELGKLRVLKEARGEAGQGGMTIAVAGCVAQAEGEEIMRRQPAVDLVVGPQAYHQLPELLTRTAWARGERIGADFAPVDKFDALPAERGGDGVTAFLTVQEGCDKFCTFCVVPYTRGAEWSRPVAAVLDEARALADRGVRELTLLGQNVNAYDGEGADGKPSTLARLAYALADIPGIDRIRYTTSHPNDMSDDLVAAHGELDALMPYLHLPVQSGSDRLLRLMNRKHGRQKYFDLIDRIRAARPDMALSGDFIVGFPGETERDFEDTMDLVRRVHYASAFSFIYSPRPGTPAATMAAQVAPEVAKTRLHALQALLLEQQVAFNQSQAGRVLPVLFEKKGRHGAQAIGRSPYLQSVHVEDADHLIGQIVPVEIVSGQQNSLAGRLIHSQAAHLQQQGAVSQAIGAPSRSEAP
- a CDS encoding PhoH family protein, which encodes MARESEFLALDDMALRAVIGPNSRHVALIEDAFKVLVETPGGGVSINGSARDRAQAKRVIDTLAQRAETGAEITEADVRTAVGAAMSQPRPGQGSSAKSVADTPALPVGRRGAIAPKTAAQARYLEMLGRCELTFGVGPAGTGKTFLAAAYGASLLRRGQVDRLVITRPAVEAGEKLGFLPGDLNEKVDPYLAPIWEALNDILGVDDVRRRREKGEIEAAPIAFMRGRTLSHAFVIIDEAQNLTRLQMKMVLTRLGEGARMVVTGDPSQIDLLNPRDSGLRHALRILEKVEGVGVQAFKAEDVVRHALVERIVRAYDADAASYRAAPELDAPA
- the ybeY gene encoding rRNA maturation RNase YbeY, giving the protein MIEIEVEDEAWRAIGAVEAVVERAAQAALGTVEGDIVVLLTDDAAVAEINGRFRDKDRPTNVLSFPAPDSARPHLGDLILASGVCAVEAAAQGKALADHLTHLTVHGVLHLLGRDHEDDAEAEAMEAEERTILAALGVADPYALEPD
- the lnt gene encoding apolipoprotein N-acyltransferase; this translates as MRWSLTEMLDRVLTGRWSRIALALLAGAGMAFAHPPFGVLPGLLGYPLLMLLAERSGRVRGGFWVGWLAGFAYFFIGCWWVAEAFFVNPEQAWMAPFAASLLPMGLGLFFGAATALYRRFAPAGVRRVLLFAALFCLLEWLRGHVLTGFPWNPAGAAWAAGGAMSQFASVVGVYGLSLVTVAAFAAFGVVFDPVARPRRAAVAGLGAGALVALFVFGQARLSAAVVAPSQTTVRIVQANVDQESKWTPEAYRGIVDRYLALTAQPGAVTPDVVIWPEGALPATANQVFSGPDADLIAGALTPGQTLLIGLGRGEIDPAAEGGARYFNSLFALERLPEGGMRIAAVYDKHRLVPFGEYLPLGALMSRLGVRSLVHVPSDFSAGPTPAPIRLPNAAPVQPLICYESLYPGFTPGAEGRPAWIANVSNDAWFGRTSGPRQHLNLASYRAIETGLPVARATPTGISAMIDPWGRIVDGERLEPGEAGVIDARLPLPTGVTPYGRWGDVGFWILWVLLIASGLTPRGGLRRKSRLGE